CACAGCCGCCACATCAGCAGCACGATGAGGTACCACATCGTCCAGTGGGGGATGAGCCACAGCGGCCCCTCGACGCCCTCGTCGGCGACCTCGCGGCGGTAGTAGAACAGCGCCGGCTCGAACAGGAGGTAGGGGATGAGGAGGGTGTGGACGAGGCTCTTCAACCTGCGCCGGTCCCACTCGAACGACTTCGAGAGGTAGCCGCTGATGAACACGAAGGCCGGGATGTGCCACAGGTAGATGAAGTCGTAGACCCAGTGGCTGCCCGCGCTCGCCTCGACGAGTCCGATCGAGTGCCCGACGACGACGAGCGTGACCAGCACCATCTTCACGTTGTCGAGCCACGGATCGCGAGACGGGTGGGACACGGCGCACACCGTACTTCACTAGGTTGGGGGCCATGGGAGCTCTGCCGAGGCGTCAGCGGGTGGCGGCCTACGCCGTCATCCTCCGCGTGCGCGGTGGGCGGGTCGAGATCCTGCTCAGCCGCCTGGCGCCACGGGTGTCGCGCTCCGAGCTGTGGACGCTGCCCGGCGGCGGCGTCGACCACGGGGAGGACCCCCGGGACGCCCTGATCCGCGAGGTGGAGGAGGAGACCGGGCTCGCCGCGACGGTCGGCGACCGGGCCCGGGTCTACAGCGCCCACATGCCCCGCTCCCCCCGGGACGGCGCGCTCGTCGACGCCCACGCCATCCGGCTGGTCTATGAGGGCTGGGTGCCCCCGGACTCGCCCGTGCCGCGGGTCGTGGAGGTGGACGGGTCCACTGTCGAGGCGGCCTGGAAGCCGCTCGACGACGTCACCTCGGGCGCCGTCCCGGTGTCGTCGGTGGTGGCCGAGGCCCTCGTCGACCACCAGCCGTTCCGCATGCAGCGGGTCGCGGCGTACGCACTCGTCACCCGGCGCCGCGACGGCGACGACCAGGTGCTCCTGACCCACCTCTCCCGCACCGCCGCGCACCCCGGGAAGTGGACGCTGCCGGGCGGCGGCGTCGACCACGGCGAGCACCCGGCGGTCGCGCTGGCCCGTGAGGTCGAGGAGGAGTGCGGGCTCGCGTGCGAGGTCGGTGCGCTGCTGGGGGTGCACGACACCCACTTCTCGGGCACCGCGCCGTCGGGGCGGATCGAGGACTTCCACGGCGTGCACCTGCTCTACCGCGCTACCGTCGCCGACGGTGACCCGCGGGTCGTCGAGGTCGACGGCACCACCGACGCCGTGGCGTGGGTGCCCACGGCCGCCATCAGGTCCGGCGAGGTCGAGGTGCTGGACGTCGTCAACCATGCGTTGGGAGCCGAGAGTGACTGAGAGCGTCTTCACCTACGCCGCGCCCGGGCTGAAGTTCGGCCGCGGAGCCAGCGACGAGCTGGGCTGGGACGTCCAGCAGCTGTGCCGCGACGTTCCGGGCGACGGGACCCGCCGGGTCCTGCTCGTCACCGACCGCGGGGTCGCCGCCACCGGACACCCCGACCGGATCGCCGACGGCATGCGCTCGCGCGGGCTCGAGGTCGTGGTCTACGCCGACGCGCGCGTCGAGCCCACCGACGCCTCCCTCGAGGCGGCCGTCGCCGCGGCCCTGGCGTCGGGTCCGTTCCACGCGGTGGTCGCGGTGGGCGGCGGCTCGTCGATCGACACCGCCAAGGCCGTCGACCTGATGCTGACCAACCCGGGTGACCTCCTCGACTACGTCAACGCGCCGGTCGGCGGCGGCCGCGCCCCCGAGCGCCGGCTCCTCCCGCTCGTCGCCGTGCCCACGACCACCGGCACCGGCGCGGAGTCGACCACCATCTGCGTGCTCGACGTGCTCGCCCTCAAGGTCAAGACCGGGATCTCCCACGCCCGCCTGCGGCCCACCCTCGCCATCGTCGACCCCGACCTGACGATGACCCAGCCCGCGATGGTCACCGCCTCGGCGGGCATGGACATCCTGTGCCACGCGCTGGAGAGCTGGACGGCCCGGTGGTTCGCCGACTTCGAGGCCAAGCGGCCCGAGCAGCGCGTCCCCTACTGCGGCGCCAACCCCATCGCCGACATGTGGGCCGAGAAGTCGCTGTCGCTCCTCGCCGGCTCGTTCCGCACCGCCGTCCGCGACGGCACCGACCGGGAGGCGCGCGAGCAGATGGCGCTCGCCGCCACGTTCGCCGGCCTCGGCTTCGGCAACGCGGGCGTGCACGTGCCGCACGCGTGCGCCTACCCGATCGCCGGTCGGGTCCGCGACTACCGCCCCGAGGGCTACCCGGCCGACGAGCCGATCGTGCCCCACGGCATGGCGGTGGTGATGACGGCGCCGGCCGCCTTCGCCCTCCTGCACGACGCCGCCCCGGAGCGGCACCGTCGGGCGGCCGAGCTGCTCGGGGGCGAGGGCGAGCCCCTGCCCGACGTGCTGCGGGCGCTGATGCGCGACGTCGGGCTCCCGAGTGGTCTCGCCGAGCTCGGCTACGGCGCCGCCGACGTCGACGACCTGGTCGAGGGAGCGCTCAAGCAGCAGCGCCTGCTGGCCACCGCCCCGATCGAGGTGACCTCCGACGACCTGGCCACCGTGTTCCGCGACTCCCTCGAGCACTGGTGACCGCCGGCCCGCCCGGGGGCGAGTCGGCGCATCCTGACGGTCACAGACCCCCGAGTCGGCGCATCCTGACGCAGGCGAGGGTCGAGTCGGCTCATCCTGACGGTCAGGACGCGCCGCCTCGACGGTGTTTGGGGGTCAGGACACGCCGCCTCGACGGCGTTTGGGGGTCAGGCGGCGGCGAATGAGCGGCTGACCCCTCCGTCACTAGGATGAGGGCATGAACCCCCGCCACCGCCGACTCGTGATCCCGGTGGCACTGGGGGCGCTGATCCTCATCGTCGTCCTCGCCTCGATCCTGTGAGCGACGAGCTCGCCACCGTCCGCGCGGCGATCCTGGACGCCGACGGGCTGGTCCGGGCGCTGGCGAGCGGACGCCGCAAGGGTCGTCCGGCTCCGGTCGTGGGCGGTCGAGAGGTGCGTCGGGTCGAGGTGCGTGCGGTCGACCTCAAGGCGGGCCGCCACCTCCAGGTGACGTCCTACGACGACACCCAGGCGCACGCCACCAACCACCGTGTGGGCGAGGCGGCCGAGGCGGCGGTGGACGCGCTGCTGGCGGAGCCGTTCGCCCACTGGCACGTCGACACCGCCACCGCGACCCACCAGCTGCGAGTCACCAAGAAGGGCGTGCCGCTGCTCCACACCGCGAGCCGGTCCGAGGCGGTGGCGCCCTCACGTGACCACGACCGCCCCAAGGACCGACTGCTCCCCGAGGACCACCCGGTGCTGGTCGCGCTGGGGATCAGCGACTCGCAGGGCCGCATCAAGCCGACCCGGCAGGCGAAGTACCGCCAGGTCGAGGAGCTCGTCCGGCTGCTCGACGCCAGCCTCACCGAGGCCATCGCCCAGGGACACGTGCGCACCCCGACCCCGGACGACCCGCTCCGGGTGGTCGACCTCGGCTGCGGCAACGCCTACCTCACCTTCGCCGCGCACGCCTACCTCGCCGACCGGCTCCCGGTGCGGATGACCGGCGTCGACGTGAAGCAGCAGTCCGCCGACCACAACTCGCGGGTCGCCGCCGAGCTGGGCATCGAGGCCGACTTCGTCGTCGGGTCGATCGCCGAGGCCCGCCTGCCCCGGCCGCCCGACGTGGTGCTCGCCCTCCACGCCTGCGACACCGCCACCGACGACGCGCTCGCCCGGGCGGTGGAGTGGCAGGCGCCGCTGGTGCTCGCCGCCCCGTGCTGCCACCACGACATCGCCGCCCAGCTGAGGGCGACGGAGCCGCCGGCGCCCTACGCCATGCTCACCCGTCACGGCATCCTCCGCGAGCGCTTCGCCGACACCCTCACCGACGCCCTGCGCGCCTCGCTGCTGCGCCGCGAGGGCTACCGCGTCGACGTGGTCGAGTTCGTCGAGAGCGCCCACACCCCGCGCAACACGTTGCTGCGCGCGGTCCGCACCGGAGCCGACGGCACCGAGGCCGCCCGCGAGTACGACGAGCTGCTGGCCGCGTGGGGCGTACGACCCCGCCTCGGCGACCTGCTGGACCCACGGCCCGTCGATGCATGACCTGCGTCGTCTCGCGATCGGGCTCGCGGTGGCGGCGCCCTTCCTGCTCGGCGCCGCGGCCGGCACCGACGACACCGACCGCTCCCGCGCCGCCTTCCGCTTCGCCGACCCCGAGGTCGTCGAGTCCAGCGGGCTGGTGGTCCTGCCCGCCGGCCGCGGCTCGCTCGCGGTCACCACCAACGACTCGGGCGACTCCGGACGCGTCTTCGCCGTCGATCCCGCGACCGGCGAGACCGTCGGCGTCACGTCGTGGGACCGCGACCCGACCGACGTCGAGGCCCTCGCGCCGGCCGGGCCCGGGCACGTCTGGGTCGCCGACATCGGCGACAACCGCCGCGCCCGCGACCACGTCGAGATCCTCCGGGTGCCGGTCGGGCCCG
The sequence above is drawn from the Nocardioides sp. zg-1228 genome and encodes:
- a CDS encoding hydroxyacid-oxoacid transhydrogenase, producing the protein MTESVFTYAAPGLKFGRGASDELGWDVQQLCRDVPGDGTRRVLLVTDRGVAATGHPDRIADGMRSRGLEVVVYADARVEPTDASLEAAVAAALASGPFHAVVAVGGGSSIDTAKAVDLMLTNPGDLLDYVNAPVGGGRAPERRLLPLVAVPTTTGTGAESTTICVLDVLALKVKTGISHARLRPTLAIVDPDLTMTQPAMVTASAGMDILCHALESWTARWFADFEAKRPEQRVPYCGANPIADMWAEKSLSLLAGSFRTAVRDGTDREAREQMALAATFAGLGFGNAGVHVPHACAYPIAGRVRDYRPEGYPADEPIVPHGMAVVMTAPAAFALLHDAAPERHRRAAELLGGEGEPLPDVLRALMRDVGLPSGLAELGYGAADVDDLVEGALKQQRLLATAPIEVTSDDLATVFRDSLEHW
- a CDS encoding SAM-dependent methyltransferase, whose product is MSDELATVRAAILDADGLVRALASGRRKGRPAPVVGGREVRRVEVRAVDLKAGRHLQVTSYDDTQAHATNHRVGEAAEAAVDALLAEPFAHWHVDTATATHQLRVTKKGVPLLHTASRSEAVAPSRDHDRPKDRLLPEDHPVLVALGISDSQGRIKPTRQAKYRQVEELVRLLDASLTEAIAQGHVRTPTPDDPLRVVDLGCGNAYLTFAAHAYLADRLPVRMTGVDVKQQSADHNSRVAAELGIEADFVVGSIAEARLPRPPDVVLALHACDTATDDALARAVEWQAPLVLAAPCCHHDIAAQLRATEPPAPYAMLTRHGILRERFADTLTDALRASLLRREGYRVDVVEFVESAHTPRNTLLRAVRTGADGTEAAREYDELLAAWGVRPRLGDLLDPRPVDA
- a CDS encoding NUDIX domain-containing protein, producing the protein MGALPRRQRVAAYAVILRVRGGRVEILLSRLAPRVSRSELWTLPGGGVDHGEDPRDALIREVEEETGLAATVGDRARVYSAHMPRSPRDGALVDAHAIRLVYEGWVPPDSPVPRVVEVDGSTVEAAWKPLDDVTSGAVPVSSVVAEALVDHQPFRMQRVAAYALVTRRRDGDDQVLLTHLSRTAAHPGKWTLPGGGVDHGEHPAVALAREVEEECGLACEVGALLGVHDTHFSGTAPSGRIEDFHGVHLLYRATVADGDPRVVEVDGTTDAVAWVPTAAIRSGEVEVLDVVNHALGAESD